Within the Pseudomonas chlororaphis subsp. aurantiaca genome, the region GCCGACGGCGGCCTGCGCATCGGCGCCCAGGTGCGCAACAGCGACCTGGCCGCCGACAGCCGTGTTCGTGAGCGTTACCCGTTGCTGTCCCAGGCGTTGTTGGCCGGTGCCTCGGGGCAGATCCGCAACAAGGCCTCGGCCGCCGGCAACCTGCTGCAACGCACGCGCTGCCCGTACTTCTACGACCCGGGCATGGCCTGCAACAAGCGCGAACCCGGCAGCGGCTGTTCGGCCTTGCAGGGGCACAACCGCATGCACGCGATTCTCGGCGCCAGCGAAACCTGTATCGCAGTACATCCCTCGGACATGGCGGTGGCCATGGTCGCCCTGGAGGCGCGTGTGGAAACGGTCTTGCCCGACGGCCAGCGCCGTTCCCTGGCCCTGGATGAGTTGTACCGCCTGCCGGGGACGACGCCCGAGGTCGAAACCCAGCTGGCCCATGGCGAGATGATCGTGGCCATCACCTTGCCGCCACCGCCGCCGGGGCGACAGCTGTATCGCAAGGTGCGCGATCGCTCTTCCTATGCCTTCGCCCTGGTTGCCGTGGCGCTGGTGGTCGAGGTTCGCGCGGGGCAGGTCCGCACGGCCCGCATCGCCCTCGGCGGCGTCGCTGCCAAACCCTGGCGGGCCACGGCGGCGGAGCAGGCGCTGCTTGGCCAGCCGTCCGATATGACGGTTTACCAGCGCGCCGCCGAGGTTGCCCTGGCCGGCGCGCGCGGGCAGGGCGGCAACGATTTCAAGATCCCCCTGGCCAAACGCACCCTGCGCCAGCTGCTGGCCAGCGCCACCCAAGAGCGAGCATCGGCATGAGCACATCAAGGCAAACCCAAGCAGCCGACGACGGTCCCATCGGCCAACCCCTGGACCGGGTCGATGGTCGGCTGAAAGTCACCGGCCGCGCAACCTACGCCTACGAGCAGCGGGAAATGGGCGACACCGCCTATGGCTATATCCTCGGGGCGACCATCGCCCGGGGCCGCATCAGCGCGATCGACACCCGCGAGGCCGAACGGACGCCGGGCGTGCTCTATGTCATGACCCATCGCAACGCCCCCGCCCAGGCGGCATTCGGCCCAGCGCTGACGCCGACCCCGGGCGAAGTCTTCACCCGCGCCCGGCCGGTGCTGGCGACGGACTCTGTGCGTTATTACGACGAACCGGTGGCGCTGGTGGTCGCGGCATCCTTCGAGGCCGCGCGAGCGGCGGCGCGCCTGATTCGCGTGAGCTACACCCCCGAGCAGGGCGACTTCGAGCTCGCTTCACGCCTGGCCCAGGCCTACATCCCGCCGCGCACCAACGCCGGCTTCCAGACCGACAGCGCCGTCGGTGACTTCGAGGCGGGGTTTGACGCTGCGCCGGTCAAGCTCGACAGCACCTACGCCACCCCATACCAAAGCCATGTGCCAATGGAGCCCCATGCCTCCATCGCGGTCTGGTCCGGGGACGACCTGACCCTCTACACCTCGGCGCAAACCCTGGCGAACTTCCGCGGCGGCCTGGCCAATACCCTGGGCATCGAGCCGGCGCGCGTGCGCATCGTCAGCCCTTATATCGGCGGCGGTTTCGGCGCCAAGCTGATCATTCACCCCGACGCGGTGCTGGCGGCGCTCGCCGCCCGGGTGCTCAAGCGCCCGGTGAAGGTGGCCCTGACCCGCCAGCAGATGTTCGCCAACGCCGGCTATCGCCCGGCCATGCAGCATCGGGTGCGGCTGGCGGCGGAGCGCAGCGGCAAGCTGGCGGCCCTGGGGCACGACGTCTGGTCGAGCACCTCGCGCTTCGAAGAGTTCTGCGAGCAGACCGCGGTGTTTGCCCGCTCGCTGTATGCCGCGCCGAATCGCCTGACACGCCATCGGCTGGTGCCGGTCGACCTCAATCGCGGCGAGTGGATGCGCTCGCCGGGCGAGGCGCCGGGCATGCTGGCCTTCGAAAGCGCCATGGACGAGCTGGCCGAGCGCCTGGGCCTGGACCCCATCGAATTGCGGGTGCGCAATGAGCCGGAGCGGGACCCCGAGCTCGGCGTGCCGTTCGCCTCGCGCAATCTGCTGGCCTGCATGCAGACCGGCGCCGAGCGCTTCGGCTGGAACCGCCGCAAGCCCAAGCCCGGCAGCGTGCGCGAGGGCCGCCAGCTGATCGGCATGGGCATGGCCGCGGCGATCAGGCCCAACTACCTGGGGCTGTCCAGGGCCCAGGTGAGCCTGGGGCCGACCGGACGGGTGCTGGTGCGCCTGGACATGACCGATATCGGCACCGGCACCTACACCATCCTGACCCAGGTCGCCGCCCACAGCCTGGGCGTGCCGATGTCGGCGGTGCAGGTGCAGTTGGGTGACAGCCGTTTCCCGCAGACCTCGGGCTCCGGCGGTTCCTGGGGGGCGGCCAGTTCCGGCTCGGCGGTGGAGGCCGCCTGCCAGGCCTTGAAGCAGCGGATCATCCAGGCCGCCGGCGCGCCTTACAACCAGGCACCGGTGCGCTTCGCCGACGGCCGTATCAGCACCGGCGAGCGCTCGGAACGCCTCAGCGACCTGCTGCTGCGAGTGGCCCCCGCGGGGTTGCAGGCCGAAGGCAGCGTCGGGCCTATGGGGGAGAACTACAAGCAGTATTCCCAGCATTCCAACGGCGCACATTTCGTCGAAGTCGCGGTGGACATGGACACCGGCGAAGTCCGCCTGCGGCGCATGCTCGCGGTGATCGGCGCCGGGCGCATCCTCAACCCCAAGACCGCGCGCTCGCAGATCCTCGGCGGCATGGCCTGGGGCGTCGGCGCGGCGCTGATGGAGCAGACCCTGCTCGACACCCGCCATGGGCATTTCGTCAACCATGACCTGGCCGAGTACCTGGTGCCGGTCAATGCCGATATCGCGGCGATGGATGTGCTGTTCCTCGAACAGCCCGATACCAAGGCCAACGCCCTGGGCGTCAAGGGCCTGGGCGAGCTGGGCGTGTGCGGCGCCGGAGCGGCCCTGGCCAATGCCGTCTACAACGCCACCGGCATCCGGGTGCGCGAGTTTCCGTTGACCCTGGACAAGCTGCTGCCGGGGCTGGCCGCCATGGAGGGGTAGCGAGACCTGCATCGACAAAAAAGAGTCTCGACGGCCTGCGCTGGATTGGGCAGGCTTATGGGGCCGCAGCAGCCCGGTCG harbors:
- a CDS encoding FAD binding domain-containing protein, whose amino-acid sequence is MLPFSYERAGDVQQAVSLMAAQPRARFIAGGTNLIDLMKLGIERPTHLIDISRLPLAAIEDSADGGLRIGAQVRNSDLAADSRVRERYPLLSQALLAGASGQIRNKASAAGNLLQRTRCPYFYDPGMACNKREPGSGCSALQGHNRMHAILGASETCIAVHPSDMAVAMVALEARVETVLPDGQRRSLALDELYRLPGTTPEVETQLAHGEMIVAITLPPPPPGRQLYRKVRDRSSYAFALVAVALVVEVRAGQVRTARIALGGVAAKPWRATAAEQALLGQPSDMTVYQRAAEVALAGARGQGGNDFKIPLAKRTLRQLLASATQERASA
- a CDS encoding xanthine dehydrogenase family protein molybdopterin-binding subunit, encoding MSTSRQTQAADDGPIGQPLDRVDGRLKVTGRATYAYEQREMGDTAYGYILGATIARGRISAIDTREAERTPGVLYVMTHRNAPAQAAFGPALTPTPGEVFTRARPVLATDSVRYYDEPVALVVAASFEAARAAARLIRVSYTPEQGDFELASRLAQAYIPPRTNAGFQTDSAVGDFEAGFDAAPVKLDSTYATPYQSHVPMEPHASIAVWSGDDLTLYTSAQTLANFRGGLANTLGIEPARVRIVSPYIGGGFGAKLIIHPDAVLAALAARVLKRPVKVALTRQQMFANAGYRPAMQHRVRLAAERSGKLAALGHDVWSSTSRFEEFCEQTAVFARSLYAAPNRLTRHRLVPVDLNRGEWMRSPGEAPGMLAFESAMDELAERLGLDPIELRVRNEPERDPELGVPFASRNLLACMQTGAERFGWNRRKPKPGSVREGRQLIGMGMAAAIRPNYLGLSRAQVSLGPTGRVLVRLDMTDIGTGTYTILTQVAAHSLGVPMSAVQVQLGDSRFPQTSGSGGSWGAASSGSAVEAACQALKQRIIQAAGAPYNQAPVRFADGRISTGERSERLSDLLLRVAPAGLQAEGSVGPMGENYKQYSQHSNGAHFVEVAVDMDTGEVRLRRMLAVIGAGRILNPKTARSQILGGMAWGVGAALMEQTLLDTRHGHFVNHDLAEYLVPVNADIAAMDVLFLEQPDTKANALGVKGLGELGVCGAGAALANAVYNATGIRVREFPLTLDKLLPGLAAMEG